The Brassica napus cultivar Da-Ae unplaced genomic scaffold, Da-Ae ScsIHWf_2557;HRSCAF=3304, whole genome shotgun sequence nucleotide sequence TCTGACGCCTTCCTCTGTTCTAAAGGGCAAGACGCCTCACGAGTTGCTTTTCGGCACCCGACCCAAGTATGACATGATACGCACTTTTGGCTGTTTGTGCTACGCTCACCTTCGGTCGCGTGACAAGGATAAATTTGGTACTCGCAGCAGAAGATGCGTCTTTGTAGGCTACCCGTATGGTAAAAAGGGATGGCGACTATATGATATCGAGTCAGGAAAATTCTTTGTTAGTCGCGACGTACAGTTTCAAGAAGATGTGTTCCCATTCGTGAATGCTGCACATGAGACTTTGCCTTCACAACAAGCACCGGTTGAATCTGTTGATGCAGACTGGACGCCTCCACCTATGGATGATCTCTCTCCAGTGACGCTTGCTGAGGTTTCTCATGATATACAAACAGCGGAACTTGCTTCCACCGAACCTGTTCTGACAGATGATGCAACTGACACTGCTGTTACTCCTCTGGTCACTGCAGAATCTGATGAATCACATACCGTTGCTTCACCTGAACAGCTGGGTCGCGGTCACCGCTCTAAGAAACCATCAGTCTTGTTGAAAGATTTTGTCACCTCTAATGTACACTCCTCCTCCGCTCATGCTCTTCCACCTGGTTTCTCCACTTCAGACTCCTCGACTACGGTTTCTGGTAAGATTTTATATCCCATTGCACAATGTTTGACTGACTCTGGTTTTTCAGCAAACCACATTGCTTTCCTAGCTGCTGTTCTTGAGAGCACAGAACCGAAAAATTTTAAAGCTGCAGCTCTCATTAAAGAATGGTGTGAGGCAATGCGACTCGAGATAGAGGCTCTCGAGGCTAACCATACGTGGGACATCACTGATTTACCTCCTGGAAAGAAAGCTATCAGCTGCAAATGGGTTTACAAGTTGAAGTTTAATGCTGATGGAACACTTGAGCGTTACAAAGCTCGGCTGGTTGTATGTGGAAATCGACAGAAagaaggaacagattataaagAAACTTTTGCTCCAGTTGCTAAAATCACTACTGTCCGATATCTTCTGAGTGTTGCAGCTGCGAAATCTTGGGAGGTTCATCAAATGGACGTTCATAATGCCTTCCTTCATGGTGATCTCAAGGAAGAAGTTTACATGCAGCTCCCTCCTGGTTTCAAATCGAGTGATCCTACTAAGGTCTGCCGTCTAAGAAAATCTTTGTACGGACTCAAACAAGCTCCTCGATGTTGGTTTGCAAAGCTCTCAGCAGCTCTCACACAGTTTGGGTTTCGACAGAGCAAGGAAGATTACTCGCTTTTCTCTTACAAAAAGGGCAAAACCATCTTGCATATCTTGGTCTATGTCGACGATTTTATAATTGCCGGAAACGATCTCGCTATGGTTGATCGGTTCAAGGTTCATCTCAATGAGTGTTTTCACATGAAAGACCTTGGTAAGCTAAAATACTTCTTGGGCATTGAAGTTGGTCGGGGTCCTGATGGTTTCTGTCTCTCTCAAAGAAAGTACGCCCTTGACATTGTCGCTGAAGCTGGTCTGTTAGGCGCTAAGCCTTCTCTGGTTCCTATGGAACTTAACCACAAACTTGCTTCTGTTAAGAGTCCACTGTTCTCTAACCCGGAACAATACCGTCGACTGGTTGGACGTTTTATTTATCTCACCATTACACGGCCTGACTTGAGCTATGCTGTGCACATTTTATCTCAGTTCATGAAGACTCCATTGGTCGCGCATTGGGAAGCTGCTTTACGTCTTGTGCGTTATCTGAAGGGCTCGTCGACACAAGGCATCTTACTACGGTCCGACAGCGAGCTCAGCCTTACTGCTTACTGCGATTCAGACTGGGCTGCATGTCCAATCACAAGAAGGTCTTTGTCGGCTTACATTGTTTACCTTGGAGATTCACCGATTTCGTGGAAGACAAAGAAGCAAAATACAGTATCATGTTCATCTGCAGAGGCCGAGTACCGCGCCATGGCTTACACACTTCGCGAAATCAAATGGCTTAAGTCTCTTGCGAAGACATTTGGTTTTGATCACTCTCATCCGGTTACTTTACACTGTGACAGCCAAGCCGCGATCCATATTGCAGCGAATCCAGTGTTCCACGAACGGACAAAACATATTGAAGCTGATTGTCATCAAGTTCGTGATGCTGTTCAAGATGGCACTATCTCTACAGAACACATATCTACAAAGGAACAAGTTGCAGATCTTTTCACCAAAGCTCTTCCAAGACCGACATTTGAGTACCTTTTGTCCAAGTTAGGTGTTCGACATTTCGTACCACCTACTTGAGGGGGGGTATTGGGCGCCAAGATATATGTCAATAATATCTTCGAGATACAATCTAGATACTTTCCTTATCATAATAGGAAATACTAATGTGTATATGTATCGATGTAAATTGATCAATGAAAGTAACCGAATTCACTTTATTTCATATGGCTCATATAATATGTAAGAATTAACAATCAGCAAGCAATTAAGTATGTTTAGATGTTCGAGTCATATAGTAGACAGACAGCATGTACAAATAAAGTATTGTGTGTTCAgtgaataaaatagaaaaatcgtGGTACCATGCTCTGTTATACCcattgattgtttaagtgtacAGTGGCACCTGTCTGTATTGTGTCTGTCATGTTGAAATGGtaaaagttttataatttagaatcataaacaattataatcttcatttttttttttgtaacaaaacaaCTATAATCAAATCAACAAATTACAAATGGAAAATActttcttagcaaaaaaaaaaaaccaaaaaaatgaagaCTCGGACACGTGGGAACAAAAACTAAATACGGGACCTACAATGTTTCGGTCATGCTAAAAGTTCATTTCATGGTTAgatattaaacaattttatattaataaaataattacttaCTAGTCCTATAAATCGCTCTCATCCGACAGAGTCAACCAACACATGGATAACAAAACCTTAAGACgacttattaaaatattaaactaaatcacATGTTCAACTTTGAGTTTTTGATAAGATAATCATACGGACACcattattctattatttaattaGTGGCTCAAATCGTTGGAAGAGAAAGTCGTTCATTGTTtcactttcttttgtttctctgcTGTGGATTTAAATCTCCAACTTTTTTACAGAGTTCCTCTCGTTTTATTTTAACACACGCAAAAGTACAATCAAAATTTTGCAACCCAAAACAAAGACCGGAGACTTTTAAGGAAATTAGATAGCGATGACGAAGTATTTATCAATCACTATACGTTAATGAATTTGaccaaagaaaaatataatcgTCACGTCATAGTGATCATACATTCGTAGACTTCCTTACAAAACAGTGTTAGGTAATCATGTATGACGTAATTTATACTTTATACaaaggattttttttctttttggtatttCAGTTAGATGCACATAGATTAGATTGCGGGTCCAATTAGTCTTTAGTATAGTAACacatagaagaagaaaacaaaaataagagtAGACAACACACAATTGGATGTGAATAGTAGACTTACAGGAAGAATAGAACAAGAGAATAGAGATTAAATTAAGAGAAAACGTTACTTTgcgtaaataatatttttttataaccgtCGTATGATTTCAAAGACTTTTTAGATCTAGTGACTAATCACCACAAAATCCGTACAATTCATATTTTCGTATCACTTAAAACGTGCCGAATGTCCGGACTCGAACTCAAGTGACGGTACTCACATTTGTGAGCCATTTACCATAAAACTAAATGTTCcggttataaataaaaataaatatcttcaCAGTTTGTTCTTCGTCTTCCTTTTCACCAAATTATGGTAAAATCATTTACAttacttttcattttattggtaaaagaaattaaataatgactttaaatcaattttttgtCTATTATATAGACAGTTAAACACCAATCAGGCAATCACACTCTACAACTTCAATTGATGACCATTTAacaactaaaaagaaaaatgagttaaataatgaacaaaaatttaattgaagaaataaataaacaaaaatataaaaatttatgttcaATTCATTCTCCATCAAAATTGAAGGAGgaattttttcttaataattgtTTTCATCCTTCAAAAATGAGGAGAATAAAGTGGGATCCATGTGTCTATAATTTGACAAAAATTCAGCATGATTagtataaaaattgaaaaataagaattttacCATTATTTGTTCATAAAATGTAATCACCAATTGAAGCCTacgtgaatatatatttatggtaCTCATAAACCGGGTTTTCTATTTTTAACCGGTTTTCTATTACTATTAGAAAGATATGAAAACATTAGGTTTCAGTTGATGACCATGCTGAAGAATAAAATTATCGTGAATTCTTTGttctttaaattattgataagtAGATCCACTATTTTCCTCTAGATTCCTCGTGAAAAAtgaatttacaaagaaaaagtTTCTTCTGCAATTATGATGAAGAACAAACAATACAAAAATtcctatttgtttattttttcagttaaaattttatttttcattttgttcatttatcTCTTTAACTATCAATTTTACAATATTCCATATCAAGTTTGTATTTCTTCCATATCAAATCCATATATTACTTCTTTATCATATTTAAGATGTATAAATATTTGTGcgttttcaataaataaaaaactcacCCAGTTCAATAATATATTTCTAGCTTACAAAGTCGTCTACATTTATTCTATTATTACAGTAATCAACTATTGAGCTTAGCTGTCTTAATTCATAAAAGTACGATCAATAGATAAGTTAACATGACTACCCATTATAAACGTGTTGAATTCTAAGATAATAAGTGCAGCTGATATACTCCTCGGTTCCATCACAACaatctttattttctttggtCAATGAATCGCAACAAACGTGGAGAATAATTAACTAGTATGAAATTACATATTCCTCACTCACCAACACAAAGTAAATGACGTAATGGACAAGTTTACGAGCTCTTTAAGTTTTCGTTGTGGGAACTGCGAAGGCAATTAATTACATCTTCTACAAGCACCATTCAGTACAAGTGTAGTTAGATATAAAACGAATGTGTGAGTGATGAGAAGAATGATTAAAAGAATTAACACTATGTACATGAAAGTTTTCTCCGTATTCTATGATAGATTTTTTATAGGTACACAAATGCAGATAAATGGGTGGTTGGCTCAGGCCCATTTAGTCCTCTAAAGCCCATTTAGTCCTCCAAAGCCCATAAAAGTAAAGAGGAGTGGGTTTTGATCAGGCCCATATTATTATTGTGAGGGAAAAATCATATCCTTGATCAAATCCGTTCTCGTCTTCTCTTCTCGTCtcgtcttctctttctctccagTTTCGCGGAAGCAGGTAGACTTCTTCTCTGTTCCCCCTAGATTTTGGTATATATCAGTTGAAGCATCCGAGACGATATGATGATGAAATTGGTATAGAGTTTTACAGTGTTTTTTAAAGGCTTTTGGCACAAGGATCGTGATTCGTGATGGATCGTTTCACATTACAACCAGTTTGTAGCAATTCAGATCGTAGAATCTTTTATTGTTGTGATTATGAATGCTGGATTGCGATTCTGAGCTAATTTGACTCTTTCGAACAGTTTTACGATTTGATCTTGTAACATTTTGCTATTTCATCTAATGCTCGATCTGATCACCGTTGTGTATGAACATTGCATAGACTTTGTTAAAGTTTGGATTCTCAGGTTCGATTTCTCATATGACCTTAGTTAGATCCAATGATTTTGTATTTTGGTGTAGATAACCGTGTAATCAATCTTGGTTTAGTTTCTGGTTATTATCTGTTTAGTAAACCAGAGAAAAGCTCACTATAACAATTTGTGGCGttcttgaattaaaaaaaaaaaaacagatttttgaGTTATCCAATAAAACATGGAATCTACCAGTAACCATGGGGGGATCAAGCTACTGCTAGCTGCTGAACACGAAGCTCAGCAAATCGTCAACGCCGCTAGGACCGGTAAACTACAAGCTCTGGTCGCAATAATGCATTTGGTTGAGTAGCATTATATGTTGAGAATGTATATATGTTTTGGTTTTTTGAAAGCAAAAATGGCAAGGCTGAAGCAAGCCAAGGAAGAGGCTGAGACAGAGGTTGCTGAGCACAAAGACAGCACTGAGCATGGTTTCCAGAGGAAACTCGAAGAGGtcagattattaaaaaaaaaattgttcttaaGTTAAATGTGTTTCTTTAATACATCATGTTATTGATGAGAAAACTTtacttcggaaaaaaaaaaacagaccaGTGGAGATTCAGGTGCAAACGTGAAGAGGCTAGAGCAGGAGACTGATGCCAAGATCGAGCAGTTGAAGAATGAAGCTTCCAGGATTTCCAGAGATGTTGTGGACATGCTTCTCAAACATGTCACCACTGTGAAGAACTGAGATATATATCATAACCAAACCATCGATTGCAAAATGGTGTCAAGTGTTCTTTTGAGTGCATTCAttcattcttttctttcaagTGTTTTTCTGGGTTCGGGGATTGAACTCTTGCTGTTGGTCTCTCCAGAAGACGTATATGACTTTTGTGTTTTGTAATAAAAGAAACCCATTGCATTTTTGTTTCATCAAGGAGGTTGTAACAAAAGACTAAATCAGAGAGCGTAGACGGTTCCCAACAGTGAGTGCAGGGCACCAAAAGGATTGGATTTGCATGACAAAGCTAGTGCTAGAGCAGTTCTTATACATCGACTCGTTTTAAAGTCGCCTGAGAGAACATATCTATGagccaaaataagatattggATTTTAGAAAAATGTAGATGCTTAAAGGACCTCAAAACATGAAGGAATGGGGGTAAAGGGTGATGATGAATGTTGATCAACAGTAGGAAGTAGCgtttgtttataaatattataaccaGCAATAACAATGGTTTTCTTTTATCAACTGGAATTTTATATCAAACACAAGAAAGGATACATTGTGGAATACATAACTGAATGAGAAAAGTAAATCTGCAG carries:
- the LOC125601422 gene encoding V-type proton ATPase subunit G2-like, which gives rise to MESTSNHGGIKLLLAAEHEAQQIVNAARTAKMARLKQAKEEAETEVAEHKDSTEHGFQRKLEETSGDSGANVKRLEQETDAKIEQLKNEASRISRDVVDMLLKHVTTVKN